One segment of Heptranchias perlo isolate sHepPer1 unplaced genomic scaffold, sHepPer1.hap1 HAP1_SCAFFOLD_66, whole genome shotgun sequence DNA contains the following:
- the LOC137318172 gene encoding probable G-protein coupled receptor 139 codes for MELPIILQIKNTYYPVLAAFGVPAHLVTIVILSRGNCGLSKCISVYMVAMATAELLVIIFNVIVYHILSYHFPYSFLSYTAVCKFIIYMNAAALDMTVWFTVLFTFDRFVAICCQKFKTKYCTVRTASAVLTTVSALFCLKDIPFCFAYEPERIINNVHWGCRTRVDFFSKPAGVVYSWLRSILIPLLPFALMLLFNCLTVRRIVVASRARRGIRGRSSENQSDPEMENRRKSIVLLFTVSGCFILLWLTAAVSFLATKLTNTVHYPGDYETPAYISTETGYLLMYLSSCTNTCIYAATQTKFREELKKMMTFPWTFILRLVK; via the exons ATGGAACTGCCAATAATTTTACAGATAAAGAATACCTACTACCCTGTTCTCGCGGCCTTTGGTGTTCCCG cgcacctggtgacaatcgtgattctctccagaggaaattgcggcctttccaaatgtatttctgtctacatggtggccatggcaacagcagagctGCTGGTCATCATTTTCAATGTAATAGTGTATCACATTTTAAGTTATCACTTTCCATattcattcctgtcctacactgccgtttgtaagttcattaTTTACATGAATGCTGCTGCGCTGGATATGACGGTGTGGTTCACAGTcttgttcacatttgaccgatttgtagcgatatgttgtcagaagtttaaaacaaaatattgcacagtgagaactgcgtctGCGGTTTTAACAACCGTCAGTGCCCTGTTCTGTTTAAAGGACATCCCCTTTTGCTTTGCATATGAACCTGAACGAATCATTAACAATGTTCACTGGGGTTGCCGCACCAGAGTGGACTTTTTTTCAAAGCCTGCAGGCGTCGTCTACTCTTGGTTAcgcagtattttaattccattgcttccttttgctttgatgttactgttcaattgtttgacagtcagacgtattGTAGTAGCCAGTAGAGCCCGGAGGGGAATCCGCGGTCgcagcagtgagaatcagagcgatccagagatggagaaccgaaggaaatccatcgttTTACTCTTCACGGTTTCGGGCTGTttcatactgttgtggctgacagctgcagTGAGTTTTTTAGCGACCAAACTGACAAACACCGTGCATTATCCAGGCGATTATGAAACCCCTGCATATATCAGCACTGAAACCGGATATCTGcttatgtatttgagttcctgcacaaacacgtgtatttatgcagctacccaaactaaattcagggaaGAACTGAAGAAGATGATGACATTTCCTTGGACTTTTATTCTGAGATTGGTGAAATGA